The Raphanus sativus cultivar WK10039 unplaced genomic scaffold, ASM80110v3 Scaffold3504, whole genome shotgun sequence DNA segment ccTCTTTTAGCTCTCCACGGTTTGTCCCGTGTTCACGGACTTCAACTTTCCCATTTTTTTCATATTCGATCTTGATATAAGTTATGCTGTATTCATCTGCGGCGATGGTTATTTTCTTCACGCCGTCCAAAATACCATCGTCAAATGTGTCTCCCTTGTTACCTCCGAGGGGTCCCATCGTTGTGGTAGTGGGAGCTGGAGCTGGAGCTGGAGCTGGAGCTGGAGCTGGAGCTGGAGTAGGAGCCGGAGCcggaggtggaggtggaggtggaagAGGTGCAAAATGTGCACCAATAGCATCGATAGCATCACCGGACCGACCACAAAACCCGACAAGCTTTAAATCTTTTTCCTCGAACACAAATTTCCTACCAGCCACATTGCCAAAAGCAGGGGAGGTTCTTCCTTTTGATGTCTTAAACCTAAGCGATGTAAGATAGCCATCGATGGTTCCCTCCACTGAGGTAATATGTTCATTAGGATAATCGACCACAAACtgcaaccaaaaaaattatattaaaaaaataactcaGTAACCACAAAACTAAGCAAACTTTAAATCAACAATTAGTACCTCCTGTGGAACCTCTTGTCTCTTCCCATGAACATGTGGCACCATTCCTTGGCCTTTTGCATACTCAAACCTGACGTAACTCACAGATTTACCACCACGCCCTACAAGTATTTTTCTAACACCGTCAAAAGCCCCATCGTCCCAAGCACTCCCTCCGTTTCCACCTTCACGGTTAAAGTGCTTAAGAGGAGATTTCACAGCGAAGAAGTGAGGACCAATGGCATCAAGAGCTTGACCAGAACATCCATGGAAACCAAGAAGCTTTCCACCATCTTTACCCTCTAGCAAGAATTCTCTCCCATCTGGGTTTCCAAACAACGTGGTATGACCGAGTATCGGAGAGGTCCTTCCATGTGAGGTTTTGAAGCGTAAAGATTTGATCAGCACTGCTCCATAGCTGGAAACGTGTTCGTAGCTTCCACCAACAGATGTGATATATTCGTTCGGATAATCCACCGAGAACTAGATTTC contains these protein-coding regions:
- the LOC108822090 gene encoding myrosinase-binding protein 2, which encodes MDPMSEKVGAVGGNKGGPFDDGVYDGVKKITVGKDFDCVPYIKIEYEKDGKFETRENGTNSGQLQEFSVDYPNEYITSVGGSYEHVSSYGAVLIKSLRFKTSHGRTSPILGHTTLFGNPDGREFLLEGKDGGKLLGFHGCSGQALDAIGPHFFAVKSPLKHFNREGGNGGSAWDDGAFDGVRKILVGRGGKSVSYVRFEYAKGQGMVPHVHGKRQEVPQEFVVDYPNEHITSVEGTIDGYLTSLRFKTSKGRTSPAFGNVAGRKFVFEEKDLKLVGFCGRSGDAIDAIGAHFAPLPPPPPPPAPAPTPAPAPAPAPAPAPAPTTTTMGPLGGNKGDTFDDGILDGVKKITIAADEYSITYIKIEYEKNGKVEVREHGTNRGELKEFSVPYPAEYITAVGGSYKHIFSYDTTLITSIYFTTSKGFTSPLFGEMKGTEFEFKGENGGKLVGFHGRGGYAIDAIGAHFAAATNSSPSSLIKVEAVGGKGEDTFDDGGAFDHVRKVFVGQGNSGVAYIKFEYEKDGRRVTHEHGKETSLGTEEFEVGQGDDITSVKVYYDKLFGSKTEIITSLTFKTLKGITSHPFGMTSENFSLLEGGKITGFHGSSTDVLHSLRAYTVACVGSL